The sequence CTTGCCCGTTTGAAGGCTGCATCGCGTTGGCGCACAGACGGGTGCAGGCGAATAAGCAGCCGAAAAACGCATGCCCTGTTGTGCCAATTTCTCGAGATTAGGCGTCCGATAAAAGTCGCTCTTTGAGCCAGCAACTGCATCGTGCATCTGCACCGAGAGACCGTCCCAACCCTGATCGTCAGAAACCATAAAAATAAAATTGGGTTGTTTGGAACGCTTAGAAGTAATTTGACCAAACGCATTGGCCACCGCCACCCCACAGACACCAGCACCGACGACACCGAGAAACTCTCTACGCTTCATTGGTCCAATTCCTCCATAACACTACTTTACGGTATATCTCACAATCACTTCATTGTCCAAAATGAGATTCGACGACCATATAAATTGTGCATCGTACTCAGGATTATCAAATAGATCCGTAAAATTCGTATATGCGGGTTTATTGTTCACGCCAACTGTCGCATTTGTATAAGTATAGGCTTGTGGCCAGGTCGAATCATCAAAGTCGCTATCGTACCAGTTAGATGGGACGGGATAGTGCATTGCGTAAAATTGACTACCATCATTTGTACCACGCGTGTCACAGTCGCCGGACAAATGCTCGGTTTCCTTCTCGACAATACAGCTCAAATCTCTAATGGGTGCAATATAGAAAGTCTGCGCTTTCCATTGATCATTTGTAATTGCAACCGTATTTCCATTGGCATCGTGAAAACTCGCGACCAAACCACCATCTCCCGGATGATGTAAAAAATTGCGATTAGCTTCTGTGCCAAGTCCCAGATTCTCTTCCCAATCAACCAACTTCATTGCAATCATAAATGGCCGCTTAACCTT is a genomic window of Gemmatimonadota bacterium containing:
- a CDS encoding sulfatase-like hydrolase/transferase, producing the protein MKRREFLGVVGAGVCGVAVANAFGQITSKRSKQPNFIFMVSDDQGWDGLSVQMHDAVAGSKSDFYRTPNLEKLAQQGMRFSAAYSPAPVCAPTRCSLQTGK